The following are encoded together in the Acidovorax sp. KKS102 genome:
- a CDS encoding FMN-binding glutamate synthase family protein: MIHQLNSLYPVRYTAFALCVFGLLLSLFALVAFGVGLPVVLVSAALVALGVYDLQQTRHAILRNYPVIGHIRFMLEYVRPEVRQYFIESDSEAAPFSRAQRSLVYQRAKGDPDNRPFGTHLDVGAHGYEWVNHSLAPTQLPSHDFRVWIGGSPDAPSQSVSPCTQPYHASVFNISAMSFGALSANAILALNQGAQKGGFAHDTGEGSISQHHRVHGGDLIWEIGSGYFGCRNPDGTFSEERFAANATDPQVKMIELKLSQGAKPGHGGVLPGAKVTAEIAAARGVKEGEACISPASHSAFSNPVEMMQFIAKLRTLSGGKPTGFKFCLGHPWEWFAIVKAMLVTGITPDFIVVDGAEGGTGAAPVEFSDHVGAPLQEGLLLVHNTLVGVNLRDRVRIGCAGKVISAFDIARMMALGADWCNAGRGFMMALGCIQAQSCHTGHCPTGVTTQDPLRQQALVVPDKATRVAQFHRSTLHALQELVQAAGLRHPKDITAHHIVRRISDTEVRLLSNLITRMQPGALLGPLDAQHNVFRLYWPLANAHSFQASEPALEPSVPHHVELAQAAAVGTAAAVAGDAPV, translated from the coding sequence ATGATCCACCAACTGAACTCCCTGTACCCGGTGCGCTACACGGCCTTTGCGCTGTGCGTATTCGGGCTGCTGCTGTCGCTGTTTGCGCTGGTGGCGTTTGGCGTGGGCCTGCCCGTGGTGCTGGTGTCTGCGGCGCTGGTGGCCCTGGGCGTGTACGACCTGCAGCAGACGCGCCACGCCATCCTGCGCAACTACCCGGTCATCGGCCATATCCGCTTCATGCTCGAATATGTGCGGCCCGAGGTGCGCCAGTATTTCATCGAGAGCGACAGCGAGGCCGCACCATTCTCGCGCGCGCAGCGCTCGCTGGTCTACCAGCGCGCCAAGGGCGACCCGGACAACCGCCCCTTCGGCACCCATCTGGACGTGGGCGCGCATGGGTATGAATGGGTGAACCACTCGCTCGCGCCCACGCAGCTGCCGTCGCACGACTTCCGCGTGTGGATCGGTGGCAGCCCCGATGCGCCGTCGCAGTCCGTATCGCCCTGCACCCAGCCCTACCATGCGAGCGTGTTCAACATCTCGGCCATGAGCTTTGGCGCACTGTCGGCCAACGCCATCCTGGCGCTCAACCAGGGCGCCCAAAAAGGTGGCTTTGCGCACGACACGGGCGAGGGCAGCATCAGCCAGCACCACAGGGTGCATGGTGGTGACCTGATCTGGGAGATTGGCTCGGGCTACTTTGGCTGCCGCAACCCCGATGGCACGTTCAGCGAAGAGCGTTTTGCGGCCAACGCCACCGACCCGCAGGTCAAGATGATCGAGCTGAAGCTGAGCCAGGGCGCCAAGCCCGGCCACGGTGGCGTGCTGCCCGGCGCCAAGGTGACGGCCGAGATCGCCGCCGCACGCGGGGTGAAGGAGGGCGAAGCCTGCATCTCGCCCGCCAGCCATAGCGCGTTCAGCAACCCCGTGGAGATGATGCAGTTCATCGCCAAGCTGCGTACGCTTTCTGGCGGCAAGCCCACGGGCTTCAAGTTCTGCCTGGGCCACCCGTGGGAGTGGTTTGCCATCGTCAAGGCCATGCTGGTCACGGGTATCACGCCGGATTTCATCGTGGTCGATGGCGCCGAAGGCGGCACAGGTGCGGCGCCGGTGGAGTTCAGCGACCATGTGGGCGCGCCGCTGCAAGAGGGCCTGCTGCTGGTGCACAACACCCTGGTGGGCGTGAACCTGCGCGACCGCGTGCGCATTGGCTGCGCGGGCAAGGTGATCAGCGCCTTCGACATCGCGCGCATGATGGCGCTGGGGGCCGACTGGTGCAACGCGGGGCGCGGCTTCATGATGGCGCTGGGCTGCATCCAGGCGCAGAGCTGCCACACCGGCCACTGCCCCACCGGCGTGACCACCCAAGACCCGCTGCGCCAGCAGGCGCTGGTGGTGCCCGACAAGGCCACGCGCGTGGCGCAGTTCCACCGCAGCACGCTGCACGCACTGCAAGAGCTGGTGCAGGCCGCCGGGCTGCGCCACCCCAAGGACATCACGGCCCACCACATCGTGCGCCGCATCAGCGACACCGAGGTGCGCCTGCTGTCCAACCTCATCACCCGCATGCAACCGGGCGCGCTGCTGGGCCCGCTGGATGCGCAGCACAACGTATTCCGCCTGTACTGGCCGCTGGCCAATGCCCACAGCTTCCAGGCCAGCGAGCCTGCGCTGGAGCCCTCTGTGCCCCACCATGTCGAGCTGGCGCAGGCCGCCGCCGTCGGCACCGCCGCCGCAGTGGCTGGGGATGCCCCCGTATGA
- a CDS encoding CcdB family protein, translating to MARFDVYRHPDAKQRVTTPFLLDVQNEYISGLQTRVVLPLRSAERVAIPLRDLNPALEVEGVAVILDAAAIGAVPLSMLKSPVGNLRAQADLIISALDALFGAY from the coding sequence ATGGCGCGGTTTGACGTTTATCGGCACCCCGACGCCAAACAGCGTGTCACCACCCCCTTCTTGCTGGATGTTCAGAACGAGTACATCAGCGGTTTGCAGACACGCGTGGTGCTGCCGTTGCGCAGCGCCGAGCGTGTGGCGATACCGCTTCGTGACCTCAATCCTGCGCTGGAAGTGGAAGGCGTTGCGGTCATCCTGGACGCGGCGGCCATCGGTGCCGTGCCCTTGTCCATGCTGAAGAGCCCCGTCGGTAATCTCCGCGCTCAGGCCGATCTGATCATCAGCGCTCTGGACGCGCTGTTCGGCGCCTATTGA
- a CDS encoding type II toxin-antitoxin system CcdA family antitoxin: MLRFDNAPKKSTNLSLNSKVLEAARDMGMNISQTVDELLAAEVQRRYWERWNAANQEAIAAYNARIESEGLPLAQYRTF; the protein is encoded by the coding sequence ATGCTTCGCTTTGACAACGCCCCCAAGAAGTCCACCAACCTGTCGCTCAACAGCAAGGTGCTGGAAGCCGCACGCGATATGGGCATGAACATCTCCCAAACCGTGGACGAACTGCTCGCTGCCGAAGTCCAGCGCCGGTACTGGGAGCGCTGGAACGCCGCCAACCAAGAGGCTATTGCAGCCTACAACGCGCGCATCGAGAGCGAAGGCCTGCCGCTGGCCCAGTACAGGACCTTCTGA
- a CDS encoding putative toxin-antitoxin system toxin component, PIN family, with the protein MKVELRLPAEAPANEPARPVVVDTNVALDLLIFSDPRTAPLRTLLAQGRLAWIATQVMRDELERVLAYPHIVERMDYYRVDAPQVLAAFDAQARLVEIAPKVAYVCKDADDQKFIDLAAAHRAILLSKDKAVICMRKRLANLGADVATEVVLGVDVVCA; encoded by the coding sequence ATGAAGGTTGAACTGCGCCTGCCCGCCGAGGCGCCAGCGAACGAGCCCGCACGCCCCGTGGTGGTGGACACCAACGTGGCGCTCGACCTGCTGATCTTCAGCGACCCGCGCACGGCCCCTCTGCGCACGCTGCTGGCCCAGGGGCGCCTGGCCTGGATTGCCACGCAGGTCATGCGCGACGAGCTGGAGCGCGTGCTGGCCTACCCGCACATCGTTGAGCGCATGGACTACTACCGCGTGGATGCCCCGCAGGTGCTGGCGGCGTTTGACGCGCAGGCGCGCCTGGTGGAGATCGCGCCCAAGGTGGCCTATGTGTGCAAGGACGCAGACGACCAGAAGTTCATCGACCTGGCGGCAGCGCACCGGGCGATCTTGCTGAGCAAGGACAAGGCGGTGATCTGCATGCGAAAGCGGCTGGCGAACCTGGGGGCGGATGTGGCGACGGAAGTCGTACTGGGTGTTGATGTGGTATGCGCATAA
- a CDS encoding class I SAM-dependent RNA methyltransferase, with translation MNQLQLFLPCAAGVEGFLADEVHGITGLTGQDLLVGRGGVLLRASWRQAMQLNLHSRLAQRVLVQLAHRPYRSENDLYNMASDVAWEIWFTTRQTFKVEVTAQHSPLQSLNFAGLKVKDAVADRFRHKSGVRPDVNTQWPDVRIHLHLTTDEATLYIDTSGEPLFKRGWREDKGDAPLKETLAAAMIAASGWDPHGDNPQPLYDPCCGSGTIVVEAAQIACRIPAGMLRRFAFEKLLPFQAHVWSAIKNEAEGAICTSAVPIFGSDVAFRMVDFAQRNAERAGVAQAVQLRGGDALQRMPPCDQPGVMLLNPPYGERIAAAGTAGRNASERAADRAQGLAVGREEAQTEDGGEFFSQLATHWKKNYSGWTAWMLTPDLKLPGKMRLKESRRVPLWNGPIECRMFRFDMIKGAVRDRAAKPATDGGPRHEG, from the coding sequence ATGAACCAACTCCAACTTTTTCTCCCTTGCGCCGCAGGCGTCGAGGGCTTTCTGGCCGACGAGGTACATGGCATCACCGGTCTCACGGGGCAAGACCTGCTGGTGGGCCGGGGTGGTGTGCTGCTGCGCGCCTCGTGGCGCCAGGCCATGCAGCTCAACCTGCACAGCCGCTTGGCCCAGCGCGTACTGGTGCAATTGGCCCACCGCCCATACCGGTCTGAGAACGACCTCTACAACATGGCCAGCGATGTGGCCTGGGAGATCTGGTTCACCACGCGCCAGACCTTCAAGGTCGAAGTGACGGCCCAGCACAGCCCGCTGCAGAGCCTGAACTTCGCGGGCCTCAAGGTGAAAGACGCCGTGGCCGACCGCTTCCGCCACAAGAGCGGCGTGCGCCCCGATGTGAACACCCAGTGGCCCGACGTGCGCATCCACCTGCACCTGACCACCGACGAAGCCACGCTCTACATCGACACCTCGGGCGAGCCACTGTTCAAGCGCGGCTGGCGCGAGGACAAGGGCGATGCCCCCCTTAAGGAAACCCTCGCCGCCGCCATGATCGCCGCCAGTGGCTGGGACCCGCACGGCGACAACCCCCAGCCCCTGTACGACCCCTGCTGCGGCAGCGGCACCATCGTGGTCGAAGCCGCACAGATCGCCTGCCGCATCCCGGCGGGCATGCTGCGTCGCTTTGCGTTTGAAAAGCTGCTGCCCTTCCAGGCACATGTCTGGTCTGCTATCAAAAACGAAGCTGAAGGCGCAATATGTACTAGCGCTGTACCCATTTTTGGCAGTGATGTGGCCTTCCGGATGGTCGATTTTGCGCAGCGCAACGCTGAGCGCGCAGGTGTGGCCCAGGCCGTGCAGCTGCGCGGTGGCGACGCCCTGCAGCGCATGCCGCCCTGCGACCAGCCCGGCGTGATGCTGCTGAACCCGCCCTACGGCGAGCGCATTGCCGCAGCCGGTACCGCAGGCCGCAATGCCAGCGAACGCGCGGCCGACCGCGCCCAGGGCCTGGCTGTGGGCCGCGAAGAGGCGCAGACCGAAGACGGCGGCGAGTTCTTCAGCCAGCTGGCCACGCACTGGAAGAAGAACTACAGCGGCTGGACGGCCTGGATGCTCACCCCCGACCTGAAACTGCCCGGCAAGATGCGCCTGAAGGAATCGCGCCGCGTGCCCCTATGGAACGGCCCCATCGAATGCCGCATGTTCCGCTTCGACATGATCAAGGGCGCCGTGCGCGACCGGGCCGCCAAGCCTGCCACCGACGGCGGCCCACGCCATGAAGGTTGA
- a CDS encoding thioesterase family protein gives MARIVFDLPAHFGFATELQIYISHVNQGGHLDNAQLLSLVSEARVRFFQSLGYPEADVGGLSIVVGDIVAQYKSEGFHGETMRVEMAPADFNRYGFDLVFCMTEKASGREVARGKIGIVFIGKASRKVAPIPDSIRRLLLARAGEPGSPAEH, from the coding sequence ATGGCCCGCATCGTCTTTGACCTCCCCGCGCACTTCGGCTTTGCCACCGAGCTGCAGATCTACATCAGCCATGTGAACCAGGGCGGACACCTGGACAACGCGCAGCTGCTCAGCCTGGTGTCCGAAGCGCGGGTGCGCTTCTTTCAGTCGCTGGGCTACCCAGAGGCCGATGTGGGCGGCCTTTCCATCGTGGTGGGCGACATAGTGGCGCAGTACAAGTCCGAAGGTTTCCACGGCGAAACCATGCGGGTGGAAATGGCCCCGGCGGACTTCAACCGCTACGGCTTCGACCTGGTGTTCTGCATGACCGAAAAGGCCTCAGGCCGCGAAGTGGCGCGCGGCAAGATCGGTATCGTCTTCATCGGCAAGGCCAGCCGCAAGGTCGCACCCATCCCCGACTCCATCCGCCGGCTGCTGCTGGCCCGCGCGGGGGAGCCCGGTTCCCCCGCCGAGCACTAG
- a CDS encoding RNA polymerase factor sigma-54: MKPGLSLRVSQHLALTPQLQQSIRLLQLSTLELSQEVEQMLDENPFLERSVDEAPREEFGLEAADTPAQADDYSADDAMFSGAAGASSTGADSQNDAEISGGGSDEPDWSGDGTVEMAPNDAEWGGDAPARTRNDAEGDEADATELARSHESLTAFLHRQALSLRLSEVDMAALRFLIESLNDDGYLEEPLEELAISLAGPDDLEQIEELVHRFTVAQRLLQSLEPTGVGARNLAECLTLQLTALAADEDSSADPDTVQTALRICQQPLEMLARRDIRRLTQLCSEGGVAGEERTRAAMALIARLEPRPGRKFADVERNIIVPDVIVRKAGRANGSGQQSFIVQLNPDVMPRLRVHDIYAGALRGHKGGEGHQGMQQRLQEARWFIKNIQQRFDTILRVSRAIVERQKNFFTHGELAMRPLVLRDIADELGLHESTISRVTTAKYMATPIGTYELKYFFGSGLGTETGGNASSTAVRALIKQFVSAENPAKPLSDSQIAEMLKEQGIECARRTVAKYREALKIAPANLRKAL, encoded by the coding sequence ATGAAGCCTGGACTGTCGCTGCGCGTCTCGCAGCACCTTGCACTGACCCCCCAGCTCCAGCAGTCCATCCGGCTGCTGCAGTTGTCCACGCTCGAACTGTCGCAGGAAGTCGAGCAGATGCTCGACGAAAACCCGTTCCTCGAACGCAGTGTCGACGAAGCCCCGCGCGAGGAATTTGGCCTGGAAGCCGCCGATACGCCCGCGCAGGCCGACGACTACAGCGCAGATGATGCTATGTTTTCAGGAGCTGCTGGCGCAAGCAGTACTGGCGCTGACAGCCAAAACGACGCTGAAATCTCCGGGGGGGGCTCGGACGAGCCCGACTGGAGCGGCGACGGCACCGTCGAGATGGCGCCCAACGATGCCGAGTGGGGCGGCGACGCCCCAGCGCGCACCCGCAACGACGCGGAAGGCGACGAGGCCGATGCCACCGAGCTGGCCCGATCGCACGAGTCGCTGACGGCCTTTTTGCACCGCCAGGCGCTGTCGCTGCGCCTGTCCGAAGTAGACATGGCCGCGCTGCGTTTTCTCATCGAATCGCTGAACGACGACGGCTACCTCGAAGAGCCGCTGGAAGAACTCGCCATCAGCCTCGCCGGGCCCGACGACCTGGAACAGATCGAAGAACTGGTGCACCGCTTCACCGTGGCCCAGCGCCTGCTGCAAAGCCTGGAGCCCACTGGCGTGGGGGCGCGCAACCTGGCCGAATGCCTGACGCTGCAGCTCACGGCGCTGGCTGCCGATGAGGACAGCAGTGCTGACCCCGACACGGTGCAGACCGCTCTGCGCATCTGCCAGCAGCCGCTGGAGATGCTGGCGCGCCGGGACATCCGCCGCCTGACGCAGCTGTGCAGCGAAGGCGGCGTGGCTGGAGAAGAGCGCACCCGCGCTGCCATGGCACTCATCGCCCGCCTGGAACCACGCCCGGGCCGCAAGTTTGCCGACGTGGAGCGCAACATCATCGTGCCCGACGTCATCGTACGCAAAGCCGGTCGCGCCAATGGCAGCGGCCAGCAGAGCTTCATCGTGCAGCTCAACCCCGACGTGATGCCCCGCCTGCGCGTGCACGACATCTACGCAGGCGCCCTGCGCGGCCACAAGGGCGGCGAAGGCCACCAGGGCATGCAGCAGCGCCTGCAGGAGGCGCGCTGGTTCATCAAGAACATCCAGCAGCGTTTTGACACCATCCTGCGCGTGTCGCGCGCCATCGTCGAGCGGCAAAAGAACTTCTTCACCCACGGTGAACTGGCCATGCGCCCGCTGGTGCTGCGCGACATTGCCGACGAACTGGGCCTGCACGAGTCCACCATCAGCCGCGTCACCACCGCCAAGTACATGGCCACGCCTATCGGCACCTACGAGCTGAAGTATTTCTTTGGCTCGGGCCTGGGCACCGAAACGGGCGGCAATGCGTCGAGCACGGCGGTGCGCGCACTGATCAAGCAGTTCGTGTCGGCGGAGAACCCCGCCAAGCCGCTGTCCGACAGCCAGATCGCCGAGATGCTCAAGGAGCAGGGCATCGAATGCGCCCGCCGCACCGTGGCCAAGTACCGCGAGGCGCTCAAGATCGCGCCAGCGAATCTGCGCAAAGCGTTGTAG
- the lptB gene encoding LPS export ABC transporter ATP-binding protein, translating to MGPDSHSGSRLEVQHLAKSYGSRKVVKDVSLEVQKGEVVGLLGPNGAGKTTSFYMIVGLVRSDAGDIRIDGQSVAHMPIHRRSRLGLSYLPQEASIFRKLTVEENVRAVLELQRADDGQPLSRDAIEERLTALLQELRVDHLRASPALALSGGERRRVEIARALATQPRFILLDEPFAGIDPIAVIEIQRIIGFLKARGIGVLITDHNVRETLGICDHAFIISDGRVLAQGTPSEIVDNAEVRRVYLGEHFRM from the coding sequence CTGGGGCCCGATTCGCACTCGGGCAGCCGCCTGGAGGTGCAGCACCTGGCCAAGTCCTATGGCAGCCGCAAGGTCGTCAAGGACGTGTCCCTGGAGGTGCAAAAAGGCGAAGTCGTGGGCCTGCTGGGCCCTAATGGCGCGGGCAAGACCACATCGTTCTACATGATCGTGGGCCTGGTGCGCAGCGATGCGGGTGACATCCGCATCGACGGCCAGTCCGTGGCCCACATGCCCATCCATCGCCGGTCGCGCCTGGGGCTGTCGTACCTGCCGCAAGAAGCCTCCATCTTCCGCAAGCTCACCGTCGAAGAAAACGTGCGCGCCGTGCTGGAACTGCAGCGCGCCGACGACGGCCAGCCGCTGTCGCGTGATGCCATCGAAGAGCGCCTTACGGCCCTGCTGCAAGAGCTGCGCGTGGACCACCTGAGGGCCTCACCCGCACTGGCGCTGTCCGGTGGCGAGCGCCGCCGCGTCGAGATCGCCCGCGCCCTGGCCACCCAGCCGCGTTTCATCCTGCTGGACGAGCCTTTTGCCGGCATCGACCCCATCGCAGTGATCGAGATCCAGCGCATCATCGGCTTCCTGAAGGCGCGCGGCATTGGTGTGCTCATCACCGACCACAACGTGCGCGAGACGCTGGGCATCTGCGACCACGCCTTCATCATCAGCGACGGCCGCGTGCTGGCGCAGGGCACGCCGTCCGAGATCGTGGACAACGCCGAAGTACGCCGCGTGTACCTGGGCGAGCATTTCCGCATGTGA
- the lptA gene encoding lipopolysaccharide transport periplasmic protein LptA, whose product MTHRLLPLLVLAALSGLAGMAHAEKADRAKPMNIEADALRHDELKQTSVFSGRVVMTKGTIVLRGARLDVRQDADGYQYGVVTAEAGKRAFFRQKRDTVAGAPDEFIEGESEVIEYDGKADNVRFITRAELRRYRGSVLNDEITGAVIVYNNLTDVFTVDGQKAPASSAAAGDAPTSGGRVRAVLAPKDPPPGTAAPAKAPESPAPALRPSNTLGGGAK is encoded by the coding sequence ATGACCCACCGCCTACTCCCCCTCCTTGTGCTCGCAGCCCTGTCCGGCCTTGCGGGCATGGCACATGCCGAAAAGGCAGACCGTGCCAAGCCCATGAACATCGAGGCCGACGCCCTGCGCCACGATGAACTCAAGCAGACCAGCGTGTTCTCGGGCCGCGTGGTGATGACCAAAGGCACCATCGTGCTGCGCGGCGCGCGGCTGGATGTGCGCCAGGACGCCGACGGCTACCAGTACGGCGTGGTCACGGCCGAGGCGGGCAAACGGGCGTTCTTCCGCCAGAAGCGCGACACCGTGGCCGGAGCGCCGGACGAGTTCATCGAAGGCGAAAGCGAAGTCATCGAATACGACGGCAAGGCCGACAACGTGCGCTTCATCACCCGCGCCGAACTGCGCCGCTACCGTGGGTCGGTGCTCAACGACGAGATCACCGGCGCCGTGATCGTTTACAACAACCTCACCGACGTGTTCACCGTCGATGGCCAGAAGGCGCCTGCGTCTTCGGCTGCGGCCGGCGACGCCCCCACGTCTGGCGGCCGCGTGCGCGCCGTGCTGGCACCCAAGGACCCGCCGCCCGGTACGGCAGCCCCCGCCAAGGCGCCCGAGTCGCCCGCTCCGGCGCTGCGCCCCAGCAACACTCTTGGCGGCGGCGCCAAGTGA
- a CDS encoding thiol:disulfide interchange protein DsbA/DsbL, translated as MKRREFSLSAASAVAASALTLPVANPAMAQARQFKEGKDFKRLDKPVAPDAPAGKVDVIEFFWYSCPHCNAFEPTLDAWVKAAPKDLSIRRVPVAFNASFVPQQKLYYTLEGMGKLEALHAKVFRAIHVEKAKLAKDDEILAWVTQQGVDVAKFKEVYGSFSVANQVRRASQLQDAYGVEGVPSMGVAGKYYTDGTMAGSMQTVLQVVEYLAATARKA; from the coding sequence ATGAAACGCCGTGAGTTTTCTTTGTCCGCCGCCTCGGCGGTTGCCGCTTCTGCCCTGACGCTGCCAGTGGCCAACCCCGCCATGGCGCAAGCCCGCCAGTTCAAGGAGGGCAAGGACTTCAAGCGGCTGGACAAGCCCGTCGCCCCGGATGCCCCGGCCGGCAAGGTCGATGTGATCGAGTTCTTCTGGTACAGCTGCCCCCACTGCAACGCCTTCGAGCCCACACTGGACGCTTGGGTCAAGGCCGCGCCCAAGGACCTCTCCATCCGCCGCGTGCCTGTGGCGTTCAACGCCAGCTTCGTGCCCCAGCAAAAGCTGTACTACACGCTCGAAGGCATGGGCAAGCTCGAAGCCCTGCATGCCAAGGTCTTCCGCGCCATCCACGTGGAAAAGGCCAAGCTCGCCAAGGACGACGAAATCCTGGCCTGGGTGACCCAGCAGGGCGTGGACGTGGCCAAGTTCAAGGAGGTCTACGGCTCCTTCAGCGTCGCCAACCAGGTGCGTCGTGCCTCGCAGCTGCAGGATGCGTACGGTGTCGAAGGCGTGCCATCCATGGGTGTGGCGGGCAAGTACTACACCGACGGCACGATGGCCGGCAGCATGCAGACCGTGCTGCAGGTGGTCGAATACCTGGCCGCCACAGCGCGCAAAGCCTGA
- a CDS encoding SPOR domain-containing protein, giving the protein MKKQQTGGTIVGFIVGVIVGLGAALAVAVYVTKVPVPFLNKGNGRGADMDAAESQKNKNWDPNSPLYGKNPARPAAPPVAAAASAPASAPAPEVRAAASAAKPAASKPDAKAEAKAESKPGADPLGDLAVAKAAAKGSVDPFDYFVQAGAFRTQADADAQRAKLAMLGWEARVSEREQNGRAVFRVRIGPFTKRDDAEVLKEKLDGAGLESALVRVQR; this is encoded by the coding sequence CTGGGCGCGGCGCTGGCCGTGGCCGTGTACGTGACCAAGGTGCCGGTGCCGTTCCTGAACAAGGGCAACGGCCGAGGCGCAGACATGGACGCTGCGGAGTCCCAGAAGAACAAGAACTGGGACCCGAACTCGCCGCTGTATGGCAAGAACCCGGCCCGCCCTGCGGCGCCTCCGGTGGCCGCAGCTGCGTCAGCTCCTGCATCGGCACCGGCGCCTGAGGTGCGCGCCGCCGCATCGGCCGCCAAGCCTGCCGCGAGCAAGCCAGACGCGAAAGCCGAGGCCAAGGCAGAGAGCAAGCCGGGCGCAGACCCGCTGGGCGATCTGGCCGTGGCCAAGGCAGCCGCCAAGGGCAGCGTGGACCCGTTTGACTACTTTGTGCAGGCTGGTGCCTTCCGCACCCAGGCCGACGCCGACGCCCAGCGCGCCAAGCTGGCCATGCTGGGCTGGGAGGCCCGCGTGAGCGAGCGTGAGCAAAATGGCCGGGCGGTGTTCCGGGTGCGCATCGGCCCCTTCACCAAGCGGGACGATGCCGAGGTGCTCAAAGAGAAACTCGACGGCGCCGGGCTGGAATCGGCGCTCGTGCGCGTGCAGCGCTGA